The following is a genomic window from Bacillus sp. 2205SS5-2.
CTGGTAATAACAAGTCTCTGCGACCAGTTGAATGCGTTACATCAACAAAGACTGGTAAATGCGTTTCTTGTTTTAAAATCGGAACAGCTGATATATCTAACGTATTACGAGTGGCTCTTTCAAAGGTTCTGATTCCTCTTTCACACAAAATGATGTTCTCATTTCCTTGTGAAATAATGTATTCAGCCGCATTAATAAATTCACTAATAGTGGCTGATAAACCTCGTTTTAGTAGAACGGGCTTATCAACTGCACCAGCTGCTTTTAAGAGGTCGAAGTTTTGCATATTACGTGCACCAATTTGGATAACATCAATGTACTGAACCGCTTTTTCAATATCAGCTGGGTTGACAATCTCACTTACAACTGCTAGGTCATATTCATCTGCAACTTGTTTTAAAATTTTCAAGCCTTCTAAACCAAGACCTTGAAAGTCATAGGGAGATGTACGAGGTTTAAAAGCTCCTCCTCGTAGAAGTTTTAATCCCTTAGCTTTCACAGATTGAGCTACCATTTTTACTTGTTCATAGGATTCTACAGCACAAGGACCAAAAATAAAATGTGGTTGACCGTCACCTATTTTTTCTCCTTTTATATCGACTATCGTATCTTCAGGTTTCTTTTTTCGAGAAACTAACAAAGCTTTACGATGGTCGTCTTGCTGCAATTCAAGGCCTGCTTTGAATATTTCTTTAAAAATGTGTTCAACAGTTGAATTTTCAAACGGTCCATCATTATGTTCATCAATGAGATTTAGCATATTTCTTTCTCTCACAGGATCATAGCGATTGATACCTTGTTTCTCTTTTGCTTTTCCAATTTCTTGCACAAGTGTTGCCCGCTCGTTGATAAGTTCTAATAGTTTTAAATTCATCTCATCTACTTGATGGCGAAGCTGATCTAATTCTTTATTACTCACGATACGCACCCTTTCTAGTTTATTAACGGTTTATTCGAATATCCAAAGGTATTTAATGTTTTATTCCAACAATTTGTGATACTTTTAAAATAGGTGATAAAGAACATTATAATTCAAAAAAAAATAAATGTCACTAGTTTTCACTTTATTTATTAAACGCTTTTAAGCACTAAAGTATTATTTTGAAATATAAAAGTGGGTGAAATGATGCAGCTTGAAAAAAAAGTATTTGCTTTAGATATCGGAACAAGGTCTGTGGTAGGTATTATTTTAGAGGAAACAGATTCTTCCTATAAGGTTTTGGATCTCTTATCCATTGAGCACAAAGAAAGGGCTATGGTGGATGGACAAATTCATGATGTTGTTGCCGTAAGTGAAGTCATTAATGAAGTCAAAAAACAACTGGAACAAAAACATGGTTCTCTTACAAAGGTATGCGTGGCTGCAGCTGGGCGTGCATTAAGAACACAAACATCAGAGGCTCTAATAAATATACAAGGAAAATCACTAATGACAGCTGAAGATATTCTTCACTTAGAGCTCAGTGCGGTGCAACAAGCACAGGCTCTTGCTGCCGAGAAACAACAGTCAGATAAAAGCACTCATTATTATTGTGTAGGGTATTCTGTTCTATACTATAAGCTAGATGGAGAAGAAATTGGCAATCTTATTGATCAACAAGGGCATACAGCAAAGGTAGAAATAATCGCAACTTTTTTGCCACGAATCGTCGTGGAGTCTTTACTTTCTGCGTTAAAGCGAGCTGATTTGGAAATGGAGGCATTAACACTTGAACCGATTGCCGCCATTAATGTATTGATCCCCCCCTCTATGAGACGCTTAAATGTCGCCCTTGTCGATATTGGCGCAGGAACCTCTGACATCGCCATTACGGAAAGCGGCACAGTTACGGCCTATGGTATGGTACCAACAGCAGGTGATGAGATTACAGAAGCACTTAGTGATGCTTTTTTGCTTGATTTTCCTTTTGCAGAAGAAGCTAAGCGTAAACTCTCAAAAGAAGAATCTATTGTCATTACGGATATTTTAGGGTTTGAAACCGAAATCACCAGGAGCGATTTAATAGACAAAATTTCGCATTCGATTGATCATTTAGCTCAAACCATTGCAGAAGAAATTAATGAGCTAAATTATTCCCGCTCTCCTAAAGCTGTTATGCTCGTCGGTGGTGGTAGTCAGACACCCGAACTTCCATCTCGATTAGCAAAAGCCCTTCGCTTGCCTCTAAATCGAGTAGCTATCCGTGGAGTCGATGCGATTCCACATATTTCAATTGATAATGAAACTTCAATGGGTCCGGAACTCGTGACACCGATTGGCATTGCCATTGCGGCAAAGAAATCTCCCGTACAATACGTAACAACTTATGTTAACGGTCAGCCTGTTCGTTTATTTGAAGTAAACACTCTTTCCGTAGGTGATTGTCTACTAGCGGCAGGAATAAAAATAAACAAGTTGTATGGTAAGCCAGGGATAGCTATGATCGTAAATGTCAATGGGCAAGAGGTGACCATTCCCGGACAATATGGAAAGGCCCCACTTATTTTAAAAAACGGAAAACCATGTTCCTTCGATGAGCATGTGGCCAACGAAGACGAATTAATAGTGGAAAAAGGTCTAGATGGAGCAGCAGCAAGTCTAACCGTTGGTGACTTAATTGATTTCGCCCAACCCAAAACTATTTATATAGATGATAAACCCATTCAACTTCCAACCACCGTGTTAAAAAATGGGGAGGTTGTTGACAAGTTTACCTCTGTGTCAGATCGAGACAAAATAAGCATCGAAGAGCTATCAACTTTACGAGAAATTTTTAATTTTTATGAGAACAAGGCATGGAGAACCAGTTTACATCCCTTCCGTGTGAGCTTGAATGGAAAGGAGACGTTTTTCCCAATATATTCAGGGAAAGTCACAGTGAATGGACAAGAGGTGAAATCATCCTATTCTCCTCAACAAGGAGACCGGATTATCAGCGTACCTGGACCAGAAGTAACGTGGCAAGAAATTGCCAAAAAAAAACATTTGCTTATACAAAAGTCGATCATTGTTACCTATAATGGGCAAGAAATACAACTTGATAAAAAACAATTAGAAGCATACAAGAACGGAGAAGAAATTCTAGCAGATTCCATCATTCAAAATGGAGATTCGATTTTATATAAACTCATTGGTACTTCAGATTTTATTTTTCAAGATTTATTCCGACACATTGAGGTGGACATGCCCCCTAATGCAGGTGGAAAATTTCAATTGTTGCGAAATGGTGAAATTACCACTTTTTATGACCCTATCCATGCAGGAGACTCTTTGGAAATCCAGTGGCCCCTTGCAAAAGAAAAGTCATAAGCTTGTAAAGCTCCTTTCAGCTATTTAGGTAAAAAAACTCCAGAGCAATATTCCTGCTCTGGAGTTTTTTGTATAGATTTAGAATCATTCTCATTTATACATTGATTATTATCTACTTGATAAAGTCTCAGTTGTAATACTGTAATGAGATGCATCCCAAACGGGTTTTCCTCCAACAAATAACAACGCTTGTGGCGACTCATGTCGGACACCAAACTTCTCCGCAATATAATTTGAAAGCTTTCGCGAATCTTGTACAGCCAGAAAATACGTTTGATCGTCAGAATTAGTAGCAAATGATTGATATTGGTTAAATGCACTTCCACTAATCGGACATGTTAAGCTATGTTTCATAAAGAAGAACCGGGATTCATTTTTTAATATCTCTTCGAATTCTTCAATAGTATGTACCTTTTTCACACCTACACATCCCTTCATTTTTTTCATCCTACCCTTTTCAAGCTATGATAGCTAGTATGTTGCTTAACAAAAGGCTGTTTTCTCAAAAATTGTGGCTTTTCGAGTTAGCCCTCAATTCATGATGAAGAATGACTTCGGGCATCTTTTCGCATCATTATTAACCCGAAATGAGGAAAGAAAAGAATGTTTCCATCCTTCTTTGTATGCTACAGCAACAAAGTATGCGAAAAGAGCCTAAAAAAAAAGCGATGAAGAAATTTCATCGCTTTCACTCTGTTTAGACGTTTGTCTCAGAACCGTCGTACTGATTAACCGCCTTTTTTTCATCATCTACACTAATTTCTTCAAGATTACTTGTTGTACTCACTTCTATATCATGGGTAGATTCTTGTGAAAGTGTATCTTCATCCAAACCTACAGGTTCTGCAAGCTCCGATGAAGCTATTTCAGCCTCTGCCTCTTCTGATATTTCATCCTTACTACGCATATTCTTCACTTTATCTACAATACCTGAATCTTGTACGGACTTTTTAATAACCGCAGTTCGGTCTTTCGCAGCCTCTGCAAAATTATTCCCTTTTTCAACAGCCGTGTCCTTCCATTCAGTTGTTTTTACTTTAAGATTTGTTGCTTGTGTGTTAACATCATTTCTTAAATCTTTTCCTGCCTTTGGAGCTAAAAACAGGGCCGTTGCAGCTCCAATTACGGTTCCGATAAGGGCTCCAACCATAAAGTCTTTTGAATTCGTACTCGATGAAGTAGTAGAATCAAGATTTTCTGGTGCTTGAATAAGACCTCCATTTGGATTTGGAAGTTGCTTTTGGTTTTGTTCTGACATAAATATTCATCTCCCTTTCATAATTGATTATGGCTCTATTCGTATACATTGTGGCTATCTCACTGTTGATTTCCATCAAAAACAGACGAAGTGATGCCGGAAACAAAGCTATATCATTGATGATAAACGGACTCGAAAAGCCACAAAATTTGCGAAAACAGCCTTGATTATTGATCTGAACGTTGAAATATTTTCCCACGACGTGTTACTTCGTTCTTCTCATCAGCAACGGATGAAGCTTCATCTCGATTCTGCGACTTCTTCAATTGCCATTTTTCACGAAGTTCCATTGCAACATTACCCCATTGAACAACTTGAGAAATTTTTTCGCGATTATTTTCCATTTGGCGAGAAACGCTTTTAGTAACTTTACGTACAGAAGAATTAAATTCTTGGATAGACCTACCAACGTCCTTAACCGCATAGACAACTGTATTTAAATCTTCAGACTTTTTCTGAACATCTTCAGCTAGCAAGTTTGTCTTATGTAATAAGTCTGTGGACTCTGTCGTTATTCCCTTCATCTGTCCTTCTAGTCCATCCAAAGTGCTCGACACACTTTTTAACGTCTCTTGAAGGGATGTTAGGGTTTTGGCTAAATACACTACTAAAATGAAAAAAGCTACTGCAATTACTGCTACACTTAAATAAAGTATGATTTCCATATTCCCACCTCCTACTTATCAATACACTACCCGTTAATTGTAACATTAAAACCTATTTCTCTTTTGTATCTTAAAATTCCTGCTTGAACCTATTGATAATATATTACAGTTTGATAACAAGACATTTTC
Proteins encoded in this region:
- a CDS encoding YtxH domain-containing protein, producing the protein MSEQNQKQLPNPNGGLIQAPENLDSTTSSSTNSKDFMVGALIGTVIGAATALFLAPKAGKDLRNDVNTQATNLKVKTTEWKDTAVEKGNNFAEAAKDRTAVIKKSVQDSGIVDKVKNMRSKDEISEEAEAEIASSELAEPVGLDEDTLSQESTHDIEVSTTSNLEEISVDDEKKAVNQYDGSETNV
- the ytxJ gene encoding bacillithiol system redox-active protein YtxJ, producing the protein MKGCVGVKKVHTIEEFEEILKNESRFFFMKHSLTCPISGSAFNQYQSFATNSDDQTYFLAVQDSRKLSNYIAEKFGVRHESPQALLFVGGKPVWDASHYSITTETLSSR
- a CDS encoding DUF948 domain-containing protein, coding for MEIILYLSVAVIAVAFFILVVYLAKTLTSLQETLKSVSSTLDGLEGQMKGITTESTDLLHKTNLLAEDVQKKSEDLNTVVYAVKDVGRSIQEFNSSVRKVTKSVSRQMENNREKISQVVQWGNVAMELREKWQLKKSQNRDEASSVADEKNEVTRRGKIFQRSDQ
- a CDS encoding bifunctional 3-deoxy-7-phosphoheptulonate synthase/chorismate mutase produces the protein MSNKELDQLRHQVDEMNLKLLELINERATLVQEIGKAKEKQGINRYDPVRERNMLNLIDEHNDGPFENSTVEHIFKEIFKAGLELQQDDHRKALLVSRKKKPEDTIVDIKGEKIGDGQPHFIFGPCAVESYEQVKMVAQSVKAKGLKLLRGGAFKPRTSPYDFQGLGLEGLKILKQVADEYDLAVVSEIVNPADIEKAVQYIDVIQIGARNMQNFDLLKAAGAVDKPVLLKRGLSATISEFINAAEYIISQGNENIILCERGIRTFERATRNTLDISAVPILKQETHLPVFVDVTHSTGRRDLLLPAAKAALAIGADGVMAEVHPDPAVALSDSAQQMDISQFDTFYNEIQKGISIRS
- a CDS encoding cell division protein FtsA gives rise to the protein MQLEKKVFALDIGTRSVVGIILEETDSSYKVLDLLSIEHKERAMVDGQIHDVVAVSEVINEVKKQLEQKHGSLTKVCVAAAGRALRTQTSEALINIQGKSLMTAEDILHLELSAVQQAQALAAEKQQSDKSTHYYCVGYSVLYYKLDGEEIGNLIDQQGHTAKVEIIATFLPRIVVESLLSALKRADLEMEALTLEPIAAINVLIPPSMRRLNVALVDIGAGTSDIAITESGTVTAYGMVPTAGDEITEALSDAFLLDFPFAEEAKRKLSKEESIVITDILGFETEITRSDLIDKISHSIDHLAQTIAEEINELNYSRSPKAVMLVGGGSQTPELPSRLAKALRLPLNRVAIRGVDAIPHISIDNETSMGPELVTPIGIAIAAKKSPVQYVTTYVNGQPVRLFEVNTLSVGDCLLAAGIKINKLYGKPGIAMIVNVNGQEVTIPGQYGKAPLILKNGKPCSFDEHVANEDELIVEKGLDGAAASLTVGDLIDFAQPKTIYIDDKPIQLPTTVLKNGEVVDKFTSVSDRDKISIEELSTLREIFNFYENKAWRTSLHPFRVSLNGKETFFPIYSGKVTVNGQEVKSSYSPQQGDRIISVPGPEVTWQEIAKKKHLLIQKSIIVTYNGQEIQLDKKQLEAYKNGEEILADSIIQNGDSILYKLIGTSDFIFQDLFRHIEVDMPPNAGGKFQLLRNGEITTFYDPIHAGDSLEIQWPLAKEKS